In a single window of the Amycolatopsis sp. cg5 genome:
- a CDS encoding helix-turn-helix transcriptional regulator — protein MLETSARLLRLLSLLETRRDWTGPQLADRLEVTTRTIRNDIERLRSLGYPVEAAPGATGGYRLGAGASLPPLLLDDEEAVAVAIGLRTAAGGTVAGIEETSVRALAKLERLLPSRLRRRVGVLTSTVVTLPRHGPEVDPAILVAIAAACRDHERLRFGYRGHDRTDSLRVTEPHRLVHNAGRWYLLAWDLTREDWRTFRVDRITPKLPAGPRFTPRSMPDEKVSERVSSGLAMATWRYQARVRVDAPASHVKAKLPVATVEPVDDRTCVLTAGSDTPQMLAFYLGLLDADFHIDEAEAPELAAYLRKLAQRYASSVRAPG, from the coding sequence ATGTTGGAAACCTCGGCCCGGCTGCTGCGGCTGCTCTCCCTGCTGGAGACACGCCGTGACTGGACCGGCCCGCAGCTGGCGGACCGGCTCGAAGTCACCACGCGCACGATCCGCAACGACATCGAACGCCTGCGCAGCCTCGGCTACCCGGTCGAAGCCGCGCCCGGCGCCACCGGCGGATACCGCCTCGGCGCGGGCGCGTCGCTGCCCCCGCTGCTCCTCGACGACGAGGAAGCCGTCGCCGTCGCGATCGGACTGCGCACGGCGGCGGGCGGAACCGTTGCGGGCATTGAGGAAACCTCGGTCCGCGCACTGGCCAAACTGGAGCGATTGCTGCCGTCCCGGCTGCGACGCCGGGTCGGTGTGCTGACCAGCACCGTCGTCACACTGCCCCGGCACGGCCCGGAGGTCGACCCGGCCATCCTGGTCGCGATCGCCGCGGCGTGCCGTGACCATGAGCGGCTGCGGTTCGGCTACCGCGGCCACGACCGCACGGACAGCCTGCGCGTCACCGAGCCGCATCGGCTGGTGCACAACGCGGGCCGCTGGTACCTGCTCGCGTGGGATCTGACCAGGGAGGACTGGCGGACCTTCCGCGTCGACCGCATCACGCCGAAACTGCCTGCCGGGCCTCGGTTCACGCCGCGCTCGATGCCGGACGAGAAGGTGAGCGAACGGGTTTCCTCGGGGCTCGCCATGGCGACCTGGCGCTACCAAGCGCGGGTGCGCGTGGACGCGCCGGCGTCGCACGTGAAGGCCAAGCTGCCGGTGGCGACCGTGGAGCCGGTCGACGACCGGACCTGCGTGCTCACCGCGGGTTCGGACACGCCCCAGATGCTGGCGTTCTACTTGGGACTGCTCGACGCGGACTTCCACATCGACGAGGCCGAGGCTCCCGAACTCGCCGCCTACCTCCGGAAACTCGCCCAGCGCTACGCCTCCTCGGTCCGGGCCCCGGGATAA
- a CDS encoding Imm1 family immunity protein: protein MSKLAVSYGPEHGDEPVVVSTTAELDALLGEVRAAYVERWPVQLEVTLADDPVSCGLDVGLRGEVGVLFYSGDDYPDGCYSVGGASAGTPKTYYFYRNNREYPANAEVSSAEVDSAVREFMERGGVRPSAVRWQDA, encoded by the coding sequence GTGAGCAAGCTCGCTGTGTCGTACGGACCTGAGCACGGCGACGAGCCGGTCGTCGTCAGCACGACGGCCGAACTCGACGCTCTGCTCGGTGAGGTGCGTGCCGCCTACGTCGAGAGGTGGCCGGTGCAGCTCGAGGTCACGTTGGCAGACGACCCGGTGAGCTGTGGTCTCGACGTCGGGCTCCGCGGCGAGGTCGGCGTGTTGTTCTACAGCGGCGATGACTACCCGGACGGCTGCTACAGCGTCGGTGGAGCGAGTGCGGGCACTCCGAAGACCTACTACTTCTACCGGAACAACCGGGAGTATCCCGCCAACGCAGAGGTGTCCTCGGCGGAGGTGGACTCGGCTGTGCGGGAGTTCATGGAGCGCGGCGGGGTGCGGCCCTCGGCGGTCAGGTGGCAGGACGCCTGA
- a CDS encoding maleate cis-trans isomerase codes for MSRVGFLYPGFSAEDEYPVMARRLGVELPLAHTEMRVDAHRVDALLDIGGDDVLAEGAKRLDDISAIVWACTSGSFVFGWDGAERQVSALSAAAGVPASSTSFAFVNAVRHLGLRRVAVAATYPEDVARRFVDFLATAGIEVVSLACRGVITAAEVGTLGREDVLEFVAANDHPDAEAVLVPDTALHTVAWLADLTARAGKPVLTANQVSVWEGLRLIGSCDRMTL; via the coding sequence ATGTCCCGCGTCGGATTCCTGTACCCCGGCTTCAGCGCCGAAGACGAGTACCCGGTCATGGCGCGGCGCCTCGGTGTCGAACTTCCGTTGGCGCACACGGAGATGCGGGTCGACGCGCACCGGGTGGACGCGCTGCTCGACATCGGCGGCGACGACGTGCTCGCCGAGGGGGCCAAACGGCTCGACGACATTTCGGCGATCGTCTGGGCGTGCACGAGCGGGAGCTTCGTGTTCGGCTGGGACGGTGCCGAGCGGCAGGTGTCGGCGCTGAGCGCGGCGGCGGGCGTGCCCGCGTCGAGCACCTCCTTCGCGTTCGTCAACGCGGTGCGGCATCTCGGGCTGCGCCGCGTCGCGGTCGCGGCCACCTACCCCGAGGACGTCGCCCGTCGCTTTGTCGATTTTCTGGCGACGGCCGGGATCGAGGTGGTGTCGCTGGCCTGCCGGGGCGTGATCACCGCGGCCGAGGTCGGCACGCTCGGCCGCGAGGACGTGCTGGAGTTCGTCGCGGCGAACGACCATCCCGACGCCGAGGCGGTGCTCGTGCCCGACACCGCGCTGCACACCGTGGCCTGGTTGGCCGATCTCACCGCCCGTGCCGGCAAGCCCGTGCTGACCGCGAACCAGGTCAGCGTATGGGAGGGTCTTCGGCTGATCGGGTCCTGTGATCGAATGACGTTGTAA
- a CDS encoding DUF6235 family protein, producing MAMRLRLTEGLPVLERWAASASQADKNAMYKALFSVGDGTAFLIYDVFPEGTAKRFIFQVKEDLRVKIGIHNKESFDILHIGAEV from the coding sequence ATGGCTATGCGCCTCCGGCTCACCGAGGGGTTGCCTGTGCTCGAACGGTGGGCCGCGTCGGCCAGCCAGGCTGACAAGAACGCCATGTACAAAGCCCTCTTTTCCGTGGGCGACGGCACGGCGTTCCTGATCTACGACGTGTTCCCGGAGGGAACGGCGAAACGATTCATCTTCCAGGTCAAGGAAGATCTGCGCGTGAAGATCGGGATACACAACAAGGAATCGTTCGATATCCTGCACATCGGCGCCGAAGTCTGA
- a CDS encoding cytochrome P450: MPILLFPVRPFGEEASAVSDKVAVLPGRWPLLGHTIPMLRDPLKLFTSLREYGDVVRLYLGPLPVYLVTTPELAWQVLALDADKFDKGIVFDKMRPLFGDGLATSNGEFNRRQRRMVLPAFARGRIAAYAESTMTAMAAELADSWRSGQVIEVDQRMQDIALSIAGRTLFSTELGADVLTEIQRSIPIMLKYVLVRAFSPKPVEKLPIPANRQFDAAAARLRRVIGEAIVSARAEGGDQGDLLSMLLMARDEETGERMSDEQIRDEVITILTTGAETTAVALAWFFHEIGADPRIEAEFHAEVDKVLDGRPARFEDLPKLRYTQQIVNEVVRRTPPLILMRRAREDVEIGGVRIPAGTEVAVSQHTLHQDPRFYRDPGKFDPDRWAPGEAEKLPKGAFIPFGAGARLCPGHQFAPAEIAIVAATIGARWRLVPVPGKTVYPKIKATMQPNQLPMTAVPRR, translated from the coding sequence ATGCCGATTCTATTGTTTCCTGTCCGGCCGTTCGGGGAGGAGGCGAGTGCGGTGTCAGATAAAGTCGCGGTTCTTCCCGGTCGATGGCCGTTGTTGGGGCATACCATACCGATGCTGCGGGACCCACTGAAACTCTTCACCTCATTACGCGAATACGGCGATGTGGTGCGGCTTTATCTCGGGCCGCTCCCGGTTTACCTGGTCACCACCCCGGAACTCGCCTGGCAGGTGCTGGCGCTCGACGCGGACAAGTTCGACAAGGGCATCGTGTTCGACAAGATGCGCCCGCTCTTCGGCGACGGGCTCGCCACCTCGAACGGCGAGTTCAACCGCCGTCAGCGGCGGATGGTGCTGCCCGCGTTCGCGCGCGGCCGGATCGCGGCCTACGCGGAGTCCACGATGACCGCGATGGCCGCCGAGCTCGCGGATTCCTGGCGATCGGGCCAGGTCATCGAGGTGGATCAGCGCATGCAGGACATCGCGCTGAGCATCGCGGGCCGGACGCTGTTCTCCACCGAGCTCGGCGCGGACGTGCTCACCGAGATCCAGCGGTCGATCCCGATCATGCTCAAGTACGTGCTGGTACGGGCGTTTTCCCCGAAGCCGGTGGAAAAACTGCCGATACCGGCGAACCGGCAGTTCGACGCGGCCGCGGCCAGGCTGCGCCGGGTCATCGGCGAGGCCATCGTCTCGGCCCGCGCCGAGGGCGGTGACCAAGGTGATCTGCTCTCGATGCTGCTCATGGCGCGCGACGAGGAAACCGGCGAGCGGATGAGCGACGAGCAGATCCGCGACGAGGTGATCACCATCCTGACCACCGGCGCCGAGACCACGGCCGTGGCGCTGGCCTGGTTCTTCCACGAGATCGGCGCCGATCCGCGCATCGAAGCCGAATTCCACGCCGAGGTCGACAAGGTGCTCGACGGGCGGCCCGCCCGTTTCGAGGACCTGCCGAAACTGCGCTACACCCAGCAGATCGTCAACGAGGTCGTCCGCCGGACCCCGCCGCTGATCCTGATGCGCCGCGCCCGCGAAGACGTCGAAATCGGCGGCGTGCGCATCCCGGCGGGCACCGAGGTCGCGGTCAGCCAGCACACTTTGCATCAGGATCCGCGCTTCTACCGCGATCCCGGCAAGTTCGATCCGGACCGCTGGGCGCCCGGCGAGGCCGAGAAACTGCCCAAGGGCGCGTTCATCCCGTTCGGCGCGGGCGCGCGGCTGTGCCCCGGTCACCAGTTCGCGCCCGCCGAGATCGCCATCGTCGCCGCGACCATCGGCGCGCGCTGGCGTCTGGTGCCGGTACCGGGGAAAACGGTCTACCCCAAGATCAAAGCCACCATGCAGCCGAACCAGCTCCCGATGACAGCGGTACCGCGTCGGTGA
- a CDS encoding epoxide hydrolase family protein, producing MTNDITPFRIEIPQADLDDLRNRLAGARWPASPAADWSRGVPPAYLKELADYWAGGFDWRAREAALNEIPQFLTEINGQRIHFFHQRSPEPGAMPLILTHGWPSSPVEFLRLIEPLTNPAKFGGDPADAFHVVIPSLPGYGFSTPLAEQGFNLFGVAQAWATLMGRLGYQRYVVQGTDVGAGVAGVLPFVDPAGVAGVHLTGTSASTPFGPALDVDAFTGADRARAEKFNQFREEGIGYLHLQSTRPQTLAYGLNDSPIGQLAWIVEKFHEWTEPAEALPGSVDVDQLLTNVTLYWFTQSGASTAHAVYDGMQAWKALAAQQESSGDWEQEGPPTGVAVFAGDTTIQGLMDPKGKIKHWSEYDRGGHFPAMEAPDLLAEDLRVFTRGQGLRPTPA from the coding sequence ATGACGAACGACATCACCCCCTTCCGCATCGAGATCCCGCAGGCCGACCTCGATGACCTGCGCAACCGCCTCGCCGGAGCCCGCTGGCCCGCCTCGCCCGCCGCCGACTGGAGCCGCGGCGTCCCGCCCGCCTACCTCAAGGAGCTCGCCGACTACTGGGCCGGCGGCTTCGACTGGCGTGCGCGGGAAGCTGCGCTGAACGAGATCCCGCAGTTCCTGACCGAGATCAACGGCCAGCGGATCCACTTCTTCCACCAGCGGTCGCCGGAGCCGGGCGCGATGCCGCTGATCCTGACCCACGGCTGGCCCAGCTCGCCGGTCGAGTTCCTGCGCCTGATCGAACCGCTGACGAACCCGGCCAAGTTCGGCGGCGACCCCGCGGACGCGTTCCATGTGGTCATCCCGTCGCTGCCGGGCTACGGCTTTTCGACGCCGCTGGCCGAGCAGGGCTTCAACCTCTTCGGCGTCGCACAGGCATGGGCGACGCTGATGGGACGCCTCGGCTACCAGCGCTATGTCGTGCAGGGCACCGATGTCGGCGCCGGCGTCGCGGGTGTGCTCCCGTTCGTCGACCCGGCGGGCGTGGCCGGCGTGCACCTCACCGGGACCTCGGCGTCGACGCCGTTCGGCCCGGCGCTCGACGTCGACGCGTTCACCGGCGCCGACCGGGCGCGGGCCGAGAAGTTCAACCAGTTCCGCGAAGAGGGGATCGGCTACCTCCACCTGCAGTCGACGCGACCGCAGACGCTGGCGTACGGGCTCAACGACTCGCCGATCGGCCAGCTCGCCTGGATCGTCGAGAAGTTCCACGAGTGGACCGAGCCTGCCGAGGCGCTGCCCGGGTCCGTCGACGTCGACCAGCTGCTCACCAATGTCACGCTGTACTGGTTCACCCAATCCGGCGCGTCTACCGCGCACGCCGTGTACGACGGCATGCAGGCATGGAAAGCCCTTGCGGCGCAACAGGAATCCAGTGGCGACTGGGAACAGGAAGGCCCGCCCACCGGGGTCGCCGTGTTCGCGGGCGACACCACGATCCAGGGCCTCATGGACCCGAAGGGCAAGATCAAGCACTGGTCGGAGTACGACCGCGGCGGGCACTTTCCGGCGATGGAGGCCCCCGATCTGCTCGCCGAGGACCTCCGCGTCTTCACCCGTGGTCAGGGTTTGCGGCCGACCCCGGCGTAG
- a CDS encoding carboxymuconolactone decarboxylase family protein, translated as MFLKSLPEDSHLLQVFQANPHTARPLLDLHEVVLRGPSVFTPGERELIAAYVSGVNSCDYCHGIHTVTAEAFGVPEGLLAAALTDLDTAPVDDKLKPVLAYVGKLTRTPAKITASDAEAVFAAGWDDQALHDAVLVCALFNFMNRMVEGLGIEAGPGYSVTSGQRLHDVGYAGLAEHL; from the coding sequence ATGTTCCTGAAGTCCCTGCCCGAGGATTCCCATCTGCTGCAGGTGTTCCAGGCGAACCCGCACACCGCCCGCCCGCTGCTCGACCTCCACGAGGTCGTACTGCGCGGGCCGTCGGTGTTCACCCCCGGCGAGCGCGAGCTGATCGCCGCGTACGTCTCGGGCGTCAACAGCTGCGACTACTGCCACGGCATCCACACGGTCACCGCGGAGGCGTTCGGCGTACCCGAAGGCCTCCTCGCGGCGGCGTTGACCGACCTCGACACCGCCCCGGTCGACGACAAGCTCAAGCCGGTGCTGGCCTACGTCGGCAAGCTCACCCGCACCCCGGCCAAGATCACCGCCTCGGACGCCGAAGCCGTCTTCGCGGCAGGCTGGGACGACCAAGCCCTCCACGACGCGGTCCTGGTCTGCGCGCTCTTCAACTTCATGAACCGCATGGTCGAAGGCCTCGGCATCGAAGCGGGCCCCGGCTACTCGGTCACCTCAGGCCAGCGCCTCCACGACGTCGGCTACGCAGGCCTCGCCGAACACCTCTGA
- a CDS encoding tetratricopeptide repeat protein, with translation MEDITRFATEVKRLRRRLGVSLTALAQQTSFSESYISKMLRGDRPLSPRVVKELDNALKAEGALERMAEQQEEEASIEWLRPAQLPPAVDNFVGREAYVRKLDAAIAIPPAPGAARTIVIEGAPGVGKTALLLHWAATIAKRFPGGVLFADLHGFAPGESADPGDVLNEFLRALGAPAETAMTSLESRTARFRSMLAAKPTLVVLDNVGTYQQIKPLLPGQGSVVLATTRVHLFGLAVNSGATRVSLDRQPVEEALDLLGRLAGPARIDAERKAAEVVVHRCGRLPLAVRIAAEHLATHPHLTLRAMADALAPEGHRLDMLATADESVDIRSVFDLSYRALKPTAAHMFRLLGIFPGKTIDAPAAAALTGEPLSAARNSLDALVAANLAETTIGDRVHLHDLLALYAAERAEKEETVATLTETRDRVLRWYFLTGLNAGNTLAQGWAGPALTVDETGLSPVFFTDDYDSAVSWYENEGDTVLALARNAHEHGMSRLAWLLPCTLMPYWYLVKNMGAWLAGASAGLAAAREAGDELGMARSQHSLGAAKHELHRDDEALPHMEEAMRLHAHLEDDRGHAYAAFGLGTVYTGLGRHHDAQAMYNIAVELFAASDFDLGIAIVHHQLSTAYGTMNQLDDATQTAHQALEIGHRLGNTPVEGWARHRLGVLYQRQNQFPTALVQFDRALALRRASRERWGEAETQLARGETLLALDRLPDAHAAFEDAATIFDDLHDPRALDAHAQLAALANRQ, from the coding sequence ATGGAAGACATCACCAGGTTCGCCACCGAGGTGAAGCGGCTTCGGCGGCGGTTGGGGGTGTCGCTGACCGCGCTGGCCCAGCAGACGAGCTTCAGCGAGAGCTACATTTCGAAGATGCTGCGCGGCGACCGCCCGCTGAGCCCGCGCGTCGTGAAAGAGCTGGACAACGCGCTGAAGGCCGAAGGCGCGCTCGAGCGCATGGCCGAGCAGCAGGAAGAAGAGGCGAGCATCGAATGGCTGCGCCCCGCGCAGCTGCCGCCCGCGGTCGACAATTTCGTCGGCCGCGAGGCCTACGTCCGCAAGCTCGACGCCGCGATCGCCATCCCGCCCGCGCCCGGCGCCGCGCGCACGATCGTGATCGAAGGCGCGCCCGGCGTCGGCAAGACCGCGCTGCTGCTGCACTGGGCCGCCACCATCGCCAAGCGCTTCCCCGGCGGCGTGCTGTTCGCCGACCTGCACGGCTTCGCGCCCGGCGAGTCGGCCGATCCCGGCGACGTGCTCAACGAGTTCCTCCGCGCGCTGGGCGCGCCCGCCGAAACCGCGATGACCAGCCTGGAGTCGCGCACCGCCCGGTTCCGCTCGATGCTCGCGGCGAAGCCGACGCTGGTCGTGCTCGACAACGTCGGCACCTATCAGCAGATCAAGCCGCTGCTGCCCGGCCAGGGCAGCGTCGTGCTGGCGACCACGCGCGTGCACCTGTTCGGGCTCGCGGTGAACAGCGGCGCGACGCGCGTCTCGCTCGATCGGCAGCCGGTCGAGGAGGCTCTCGATCTGCTCGGTCGCCTGGCCGGGCCCGCGCGGATCGACGCCGAACGCAAGGCGGCGGAGGTCGTGGTGCACCGCTGCGGCAGGCTGCCGCTGGCGGTCCGGATCGCCGCCGAGCACCTGGCCACGCACCCGCACCTGACCCTGCGCGCGATGGCCGACGCGCTGGCGCCGGAGGGTCACCGGCTCGACATGCTGGCCACCGCCGACGAGTCGGTCGACATCCGCAGTGTCTTCGACCTGTCGTACCGCGCGCTGAAACCCACCGCGGCGCACATGTTCCGGCTGCTGGGAATCTTCCCCGGCAAGACGATCGACGCGCCCGCGGCGGCCGCGCTCACCGGCGAACCACTGAGCGCGGCGCGCAACAGCCTCGACGCGCTCGTCGCCGCGAACCTCGCGGAGACCACCATCGGCGACCGGGTGCACCTGCACGATCTGCTGGCCCTGTACGCGGCCGAGCGCGCCGAGAAGGAAGAAACCGTCGCCACCCTCACGGAAACCCGCGACCGCGTGCTGCGCTGGTACTTCCTGACCGGCCTGAACGCGGGCAACACGCTCGCGCAGGGCTGGGCGGGCCCCGCGCTGACCGTCGACGAGACCGGGCTCTCCCCCGTCTTCTTCACCGACGACTACGACTCCGCCGTGTCCTGGTACGAAAACGAGGGCGACACCGTGCTCGCGCTGGCGCGCAACGCACACGAGCACGGCATGTCCCGGCTCGCGTGGCTGCTGCCCTGCACCCTCATGCCGTATTGGTACCTGGTCAAGAACATGGGCGCCTGGCTCGCCGGCGCGTCCGCCGGACTCGCCGCCGCGCGCGAGGCGGGCGACGAGCTCGGCATGGCGCGGTCGCAGCACAGCCTCGGCGCGGCCAAGCACGAGCTGCACCGCGACGACGAAGCGTTGCCCCATATGGAGGAGGCGATGCGGCTGCACGCCCACCTCGAGGACGACCGGGGGCACGCGTACGCCGCGTTCGGCCTAGGCACCGTCTACACCGGACTCGGGCGGCACCACGACGCGCAAGCCATGTACAACATCGCCGTCGAACTGTTCGCCGCCAGCGACTTCGACCTCGGCATCGCGATCGTGCACCACCAGCTCTCGACCGCGTACGGCACGATGAACCAGCTCGACGACGCGACCCAGACGGCGCACCAGGCCTTGGAGATCGGCCACCGGCTCGGCAACACCCCCGTCGAAGGCTGGGCGCGACACCGTCTCGGTGTGCTTTACCAACGGCAGAACCAGTTCCCGACCGCGCTCGTCCAGTTCGACAGGGCGCTCGCGCTGAGGCGCGCCAGCCGCGAGCGCTGGGGCGAGGCGGAGACCCAGCTGGCGCGTGGCGAAACGCTGTTAGCACTCGACCGGTTACCGGACGCACACGCGGCTTTCGAGGACGCGGCCACCATTTTCGACGATCTCCACGACCCCCGTGCCCTGGACGCTCATGCGCAGCTAGCAGCGCTGGCCAACCGCCAATAG
- a CDS encoding DddA-like double-stranded DNA deaminase toxin, translating into MSVEELVSALSRALGCLPFDTLTQAVDLLAEAQDTFARVTAGTASPESQAAAVGWHEARMALVAVSEMLQVAEDLIRDYADRLGCDLRRPTSSVVGRNEPAGLRSRATDAVRAAEFTPAQVARIHEEMPPPVANPNTVGRKTHGRWFDVDGQTDELVSGRDADAEQVDAVLRELGMRRRLSVSADVELKLAVRMRKTGTRRCTVILNNSPCGGTWSCDRLLPVLLPEGYELTVYGIDGFKKVYKGGKERWW; encoded by the coding sequence GTGTCCGTCGAGGAGCTGGTTTCCGCGCTGAGCCGGGCACTCGGGTGCCTGCCATTCGACACCTTGACGCAGGCGGTCGATTTGCTGGCGGAAGCGCAGGACACGTTCGCACGTGTCACCGCGGGTACGGCGTCACCGGAGTCGCAAGCCGCTGCCGTCGGCTGGCATGAAGCACGCATGGCGCTCGTCGCCGTCTCGGAAATGCTCCAAGTCGCTGAGGATCTGATCAGGGACTATGCCGATCGACTTGGTTGCGATCTGCGCCGCCCGACGTCGAGCGTCGTAGGCAGGAACGAACCAGCGGGGCTGCGATCCCGTGCGACCGATGCGGTGCGGGCCGCCGAGTTCACACCGGCGCAGGTGGCCCGGATCCATGAAGAGATGCCACCACCTGTGGCGAACCCGAACACAGTGGGCCGGAAGACGCACGGTCGTTGGTTCGACGTGGATGGGCAGACCGACGAACTGGTCAGCGGCCGAGACGCCGACGCTGAGCAGGTCGATGCGGTCCTGCGTGAGCTGGGGATGCGCCGCCGTCTTTCGGTCAGCGCCGACGTCGAATTGAAGCTGGCCGTACGGATGCGTAAGACTGGCACGAGGCGCTGCACGGTGATCCTGAACAATTCGCCCTGTGGCGGAACGTGGAGCTGCGACCGGTTGTTGCCGGTGCTGCTACCTGAAGGCTACGAGCTGACGGTGTACGGAATCGACGGCTTCAAGAAGGTCTACAAGGGCGGGAAGGAACGCTGGTGGTGA
- a CDS encoding DUF3830 family protein: MARRMSISLDKRGVSCVAELLDKDAPLTCDAVWEHLPRGGDAYHAKYARNEVYAMVERFAEIPQENPTVTPIPGDVVLFSFSAGMLDRKFKEEKGIDALPGVIDLAIFYGRNNLLLNGDVGWVPGNVYGTIVEGLDEMAEACNDVWRSGGAGERLVYRRITE; this comes from the coding sequence ATGGCCAGGAGGATGTCCATTTCGCTGGACAAGCGCGGCGTCAGCTGTGTGGCCGAGCTGCTCGACAAAGACGCGCCGCTGACCTGTGACGCGGTCTGGGAGCACCTGCCCCGCGGCGGCGACGCGTACCACGCGAAGTACGCGCGCAACGAGGTCTACGCGATGGTCGAGCGGTTCGCCGAGATCCCGCAGGAGAATCCGACGGTCACCCCGATCCCCGGTGACGTCGTGCTGTTCTCGTTCTCGGCGGGCATGCTCGACCGGAAGTTCAAGGAAGAGAAGGGCATCGACGCGCTGCCCGGCGTGATCGACCTCGCGATCTTCTACGGGCGCAACAACCTTCTGCTCAACGGGGACGTCGGCTGGGTGCCCGGCAACGTCTACGGGACCATCGTCGAGGGGCTCGACGAGATGGCCGAGGCGTGCAACGACGTCTGGCGATCGGGCGGGGCCGGCGAGCGGCTGGTGTACCGCCGGATCACCGAGTGA
- a CDS encoding SAM-dependent methyltransferase → MTGDLSWVPPEVDTTVPNPARVYDYWLDGDHNFQVDRELGEKILNIMPGVRDAARLNRAFLRRAALFMAESGIRQFLDIGSGIPTVGNLHEIVQSVDPDSRVVYVDRESVAVAHSQLLLAGNKNCAAIQADLRDVNDIVNHERTAELLDFSQPVGVFMLLLLHFVPDSWDPAGIVARYRERLAPGSFLAVSHVAADSNAPKLDEAVEAYKSTQNLPQPRTHEEIVRFFDGFELVDPGVVGCAMWNPQGAGDMSDDPEINALPYAGVGRKP, encoded by the coding sequence GTGACCGGGGATCTGAGCTGGGTACCGCCGGAAGTCGACACCACGGTGCCGAATCCGGCGCGAGTCTACGATTATTGGCTCGACGGCGATCACAATTTCCAGGTGGACCGCGAGCTGGGTGAGAAAATACTCAACATCATGCCGGGAGTCCGCGACGCGGCCCGGCTCAATCGCGCATTCCTGCGCCGCGCCGCACTTTTCATGGCCGAATCCGGCATCCGGCAATTCCTCGACATCGGCTCCGGAATTCCGACCGTCGGGAACCTGCACGAAATCGTGCAGAGTGTCGATCCCGATTCGCGTGTCGTCTACGTCGACCGCGAATCGGTCGCCGTCGCGCACAGCCAGCTTCTGTTGGCGGGCAACAAGAACTGCGCCGCGATCCAAGCGGATCTTCGCGATGTCAACGACATCGTCAACCACGAGCGGACTGCCGAGCTGCTCGACTTCAGCCAGCCGGTCGGTGTGTTCATGTTGCTGCTGCTGCATTTCGTGCCGGACTCGTGGGACCCCGCCGGTATCGTCGCGCGCTACCGGGAGCGGCTCGCGCCCGGCAGTTTCCTCGCCGTCTCCCACGTCGCGGCCGACTCGAACGCGCCGAAACTCGACGAGGCCGTCGAGGCGTACAAGAGCACCCAGAATCTGCCACAGCCGAGGACGCACGAGGAGATCGTGCGTTTCTTCGACGGCTTCGAACTCGTCGACCCCGGGGTCGTCGGCTGTGCGATGTGGAACCCGCAAGGCGCGGGCGACATGTCCGACGACCCCGAGATCAACGCGCTCCCCTACGCCGGGGTCGGCCGCAAACCCTGA
- a CDS encoding Asp/Glu racemase, with amino-acid sequence MTPEYPTGPELLTQHGVGVIAPFDFALDRELWRWAPPDVSLYVTRLPFTPAPVTVELAEALSDLDSIRRATRDVLAPEPLSVVYACTSGSFVGGAAGERALTQSMLDAGAPSASSTSGGLIEALGLLGMTKIAVVTPYIDSVTQRLLDFLTEHGVEVVSSVGLGLLSHIWKVGYAEVIRAVADVDDADAQGVFISCTNVPTYDIIAPLERLLGKPVLTANQVTMWSALRPMGFRASAEEQLLVKATHPHAA; translated from the coding sequence GTGACACCCGAGTACCCCACCGGCCCCGAACTGCTGACCCAGCACGGGGTCGGGGTGATCGCGCCGTTCGACTTCGCGCTCGACCGGGAGCTGTGGCGCTGGGCGCCGCCGGACGTCTCGCTGTATGTGACCCGGCTGCCGTTCACGCCGGCGCCGGTGACCGTCGAACTCGCCGAAGCGCTGAGCGACCTGGACAGCATCCGCCGCGCGACGCGGGACGTGCTCGCACCGGAACCACTCAGCGTGGTGTACGCGTGCACGTCCGGGAGCTTCGTCGGCGGCGCGGCGGGAGAAAGGGCCTTGACACAGAGCATGCTCGACGCGGGCGCGCCGAGCGCGTCGAGCACCTCCGGCGGGCTCATCGAGGCGCTCGGGCTGCTCGGCATGACCAAGATCGCGGTGGTCACGCCGTACATCGACAGCGTGACCCAGCGACTGCTGGACTTCCTCACCGAGCATGGCGTCGAGGTCGTGTCGAGTGTCGGGCTGGGACTGCTCAGCCACATCTGGAAGGTCGGCTACGCGGAGGTCATCCGGGCGGTGGCCGACGTCGACGACGCGGACGCGCAGGGCGTGTTCATCAGCTGCACCAACGTTCCCACCTACGACATCATCGCCCCGCTCGAGCGGCTGCTCGGCAAGCCGGTGCTCACCGCCAACCAGGTGACCATGTGGTCGGCGCTGCGGCCCATGGGTTTCCGCGCGTCGGCCGAGGAGCAGCTGCTCGTCAAGGCGACCCACCCGCACGCCGCTTGA